A genomic segment from Mus caroli chromosome 17, CAROLI_EIJ_v1.1, whole genome shotgun sequence encodes:
- the LOC110312592 gene encoding olfactory receptor 2B11-like produces MAITNESHPKEFILLGFADHPWLELPLFVTLLITYPMALMGNIAIILVSTLDPRLHTPMYFFLTNLSFLDMCYTTSIVPQMLFNLGSSRKTITYIGCVVQLYVFHIMGGTECLLLAIMSFDRYVAICKPLHYTLIMNQRVCILSVSIMWLTGVIFGFSEATLTLQLPLCGTNKLDHLLCEIPVLIKTACGEKEFNELALSVVCIFILIVPLCLILASYVNIGCAVLRIKSSEGRRKAFGTCSSHLIVVSLFYGPGISMYLQPSSSITRDQPKFMALFYAVITPTLNPFIYTLRNKDVKGAFKKLLRSIFRLK; encoded by the coding sequence ATGGCTATAACCAATGAAAGCCACCCAAAAGAATTCATCCTACTGGGCTTTGCTGACCATCCTTGGCTGGAACTCCCTCTCTTTGTTACTCTTCTGATAACATATCCCATGGCATTGATGGGGAATATCGCCATCATTCTAGTGTCCACCTTAGACCCTCGtctccacacccccatgtactttttcctcacAAATCTCTCCTTTCTGGATATGTGCTACACCACAAGCATTGTGCCTCAGATGCTGTTTAACCTGGGAAGCTCCAGAAAAACCATTACTTACATTGGATGTGTTGTTCAACTTTATGTCTTCCACATAATGGGAGGCACAGAATGTCTACTTTTGGCTATTATGTCCTTTGATCGATATGTGGCTATCTGCAAACCTCTCCACTACACCCTCATCATGAACCAACGAGTGTGCATTTTGTCAGTATCTATTATGTGGCTGACTGGAGTGATCTTTGGTTTTTCAGAGGCTACACTAACATTGCAACTTCCATTGTGTGGCACAAATAAATTGGATCATTTATTGTGTGAAATCCCAGTTCTCATAAAAACTGCCTGTGGTGAAAAGGAATTTAATGAGCTAGCACTTTCTGTGGTATGCATTTTTATACTTATTGTTCCTCTGTGCTTAATTCTTGCTTCTTATGTTAATATTGGGTGTGCAGTACTTAGAATTAAATCTtctgaaggaaggaggaaagcctTTGGGACATGTTCTTCTCATCTCATTGTAGTATCCTTATTTTATGGTCCAGGTATTAGCATGTACCTTCAGCCTTCTTCATCCATCACAAGGGACCAACCCAAGTTCATGGCTCTCTTTTATGCAGTGATAACTCCTACATTGAATCCCTTCATCTATACCCTAAGAAACAAGGATGTAAAGGGTGCCTTTAAAAAGCTCCTGAGGAGTATTTTCCGTTTAAAGTGA
- the LOC110312595 gene encoding olfactory receptor 2J3-like, giving the protein MVENFNASWEGYFIFLGFSKWPHLEVVLFVVILIFYMMTLMGNLFIIILSHLDSHLHTPMYFFLSNLSALDLCYTTSSVPQLLFNLWGPKKTISYAGCMLQLYFVLALGTTECVLLVVMSYDRYVAVCKPLHYSVLMNPRFCQLLAAASWVCGFTTSALHSSFTFWVPLCGHRKVDHFFCEVPALLQLSCVDIHANEMTLMVMSAIFVVIPLILILSSYAAIAWTVLEMQSTTRLQKVFGTCGAHLTVVSLFFIPIMCIYLQPSTKSSQDHAKFIALFYTVVTPSLNPLIYTLRNKDVRGAIKRLSRYKREK; this is encoded by the coding sequence atggtCGAAAATTTCAATGCAAGTTGGGAAGGGTACTTTATTTTCCTGGGTTTTTCTAAATGGCCTCATCTGGAAGTTGTTCTCTTTGTGGTGATATTGATATTCTACATGATGACACTGATGGGCAatctcttcatcatcatcttgtCACACCTAGATTCCCACCTGCATACCCCTATGTACTTCTTCCTCTCAAATCTCTCTGCTCTGGATCTGTGTTATACCACTAGCTCTGTCCCCCAGCTGCTATTCAACCTCTGGGGTCCAAAGAAAACAATATCTTATGCTGGTTGCATGCTTCAGCTCTATTTTGTCCTTGCTCTGGGTACCACAGAGTGTGTGCTGTTGGTGGTGAtgtcctatgaccgctatgtagcTGTGTGTAAACCCTTGCATTACTCTGTCCTTATGAATCCTCGTTTTTGCCAACTGCTGGCTGCAGCATCCTGGGTATGTGGCTTTACCACTTCAGCCCTTCACTCTTCCTTTACCTTCTGGGTACCTCTGTGTGGCCATCGCAAAGTAGACCACTTCTTCTGTGAAGTGCCAGCACTGTTGCAGTTGTCCTGTGTTGATATCCATGCAAATGAGATGACTCTCATGGTCATGAGTGCTATTTTTGTTGTCATACCACTTATTCTCATCCTGAGCTCCTATGCTGCCATTGCATGGACTGTCCTGGAAATGCAATCAACCACTCGACTTCAGAAAGTTTTTGGGACCTGTGGAGCCCATCTTActgttgtttctctctttttcattccAATCATGTGCATTTATCTTCAGCCTTCAACAAAAAGTTCTCAAGATCATGCCAAGTTCATTGCCCTCTTCTATACCGTTGTCACACCTAGCCTCAACCCTCTCATTTATACTCTAAGAAACAAAGATGTGAGAGGCGCAATAAAGAGGCTGAGTAGGTATAAGAGGGAGAAATAA